A segment of the Rickettsia bellii RML369-C genome:
AGGAAGAATTTTACAACAAATTAGAAAAACCTAAGGAAGAAGAAGAAGATATGCTTGACTTAGCCTTTGGTCTTACGGATACTTCTAGATTAGGGTGTCAGATTATTTTAACTGAAAAATTAGACGGTATAAAAGTACGTCTCCCTTCTGCTACTCGTAACATAAAATGATGGATTAAAAAAGTGATACGTAAAATACTTATTTTTGTTTTCTTAGCCTTTACTATAGTGTGGTTTGCTGCTGCTTATACTTTGAAAAACAATGTAATAAATTTAATTAAAAATTCTGAATCGGATAACCTTAAAATATCCTATAATACAGTTAAATTTTCAGGATATCCGTTTCACTGGAAAATTACTATAACAGATCCAAAAGTAAAATTAATAGATCATGTAAATTCTAAAGAGCTTTCAAGCGAGAATATTGTTTTAAATATTAAGTTTAGTACTAAAAAAGCTACTTTAAATTTTGGACCATTTATTAAAGAAGTAGATAATTACGGCGATAAAACATT
Coding sequences within it:
- a CDS encoding ferredoxin family 2Fe-2S iron-sulfur cluster binding protein, with amino-acid sequence MSKTIKVTFVINNGEEKIIEAPLGLSILEVAHSNSIDLEGACEGSLACATCHVILEEEFYNKLEKPKEEEEDMLDLAFGLTDTSRLGCQIILTEKLDGIKVRLPSATRNIK